CGGGACCGTTGCAGTCCATGTCGCGTCAAGCGGACCACAACCCCCACCAATTGGCCCGGTTCTTTACGATAAGTCGTCAATTGCGTAGGTGGCACCGATCACCCTTTCGTGTGCTTTTCACCAAAGACCTCAAGGGTCATGGAGGCACGACCGACAAAGGATTCGTGAGTACCCTTGCGCACACCATGATGACCGCCGCCCGCCATGCCGACTCCGGCCTCGCCGGCGCGGGCGAACTCGACCGCTACCCCTACGCGGAGGCCCCCGGGTCCGACCGCGTCGGAGCACCCCACTGGGACGGCGCCGACGTCGAGTTGAGCCGCGTGGGCCGCCGCGCCGCAGGCAGCCGCGGCCGCGGACTGCACGGCCAACTCGTCCAGCAGCTCGGCCAGATGATCGTCTCCGGCGACCTCGGCGCGGACCGCCCGCTGGTCCCCGAGGAGATCGGCCAGCGGTTCGAGGTCTCCCGCACGGTCGTCCGCGAATCGCTGCGGGTCCTGGAGGCCAAGGGCCTCGTCAGCGCCCGCCCCAACGTCGGCACCCGGGTCCGCCCCGTCGCCGACTGGAACCTCCTCGACCCCGACATCATCGAGTGGCGCGCCTTCGGGCCCCAGCGCGACGACCAGCGCCGCGAGCTCGGCGAGCTCCGCTGGACGATCGAGCCGCTCGCCGCCCGCCTCGCCGCCGGCCACGGCCGGCCGGACATCCAGCAGCGCCTCGCCGACATGGTCGAGATCATGGGCCACGCCCTCGGCCAGGGTGACTCGATCACCTTCGCCCGCGCCGACAACGAGTTCCACGCGCTCCTCATCCAGGTCGCCGGCAACCGCATGCTGGAGCACCTCTCCGGCATCGTCTCCGCCGCCCTCCAGGTCTCCGGCAGCCCGATGACCTCCTGCGACCGCCCGAGCGAGACCTGCGTCGCACACCACGCACGGATGGTCGAGGCCCTCGCCGCGGGCGACGCGGCGGGTGCCGAGAGCGCGATGCGCCAGCTCCTGACGGTTCATCCGGAGGTCGAGCGCGTGGTTCCCGCCCCGCGCGAGCACTGAGGGGCGGGTACGTGGGGGCGGACGACAGGTCGCCGGGCCCCGGTGCCCGGGCCCGGCGACACCGGCGTGCGGAGCCGTACGGGGCCGCCGCTTCTCCTCCCCGCAGCCGAGGGGTGTGACCGTATGACCGGCAGCCGCGTACCCGGGGTGTGACTCGGGCCACGAAGATTGGGCGTAACGCTCCGCGAGGACGCGCGATGACTTAAGAGGTGATGGCCGACGGAGGGAAGACAGCAGCCCTTGGGGGTGCTGTGCAGCTCCCCGGCCCCTGCCCGCGCCGCCGGCCCATCCCCGGTCGGTGGTCGTCGGCTCCGGTCCAGCACCACCAGGCCCGGGGTCGGAAGCCGTTCCCATCGTTCCGAGAGGTTGTTCGTGTCGGCCAGCACATCCCGTACGCTCCCGCCGGAGATCGCCGATTCCGAGTCTGTGATGGCGCTCATCGAGCGGGGCAAGGCCGAGGGGCAGATCGCCGGCGATGACGTGCGTCGGGCCTTCGAGGCTGACCAGATTCCTGCGACCCAGTGGAAGAATGTCCTGCGCAGCCTCAACCAGATCCTTGAGGAAGAGGGTGTGACGCTGATGGTCAGTGCCGCGGAGTCGCCCAAGCGCACCACCCGCAAGAGCGTCGCAGCGAAGAGCCCGGCCAAGCGGACGGCCACCGAGCCCGTCAGGAAGACGGCGGCCAGGGCGACGGCGGCGCAGCCCGCCGCGGCCGAAGCCGAGGCCGCGGACCCGCAGGCCCCGGACGCCCCCGTCGAGGAGGCCGCCGCGGCGCCCGCGGCCAAGAAGACCGCCGCGAAGAAGACGGCCGCGAAGAAGGCCGCGCCCGCCAAGAAGGCGGCTGCCAAGAAGACCGCCGCGAAGAAGACCGCCGCCAAGAAGGACGCCGACGAGGCCGGCGAGGACGAGAACCCGGAAGAGGGTCCCGACGCGGTCAAGGCCGAGGGCGAGGAAGAGGACGAGGGCGGGGAGAACAAGGGCTTCGTCATCTCCGACGACGAGGACGACGCCCCGGCCCAGCAGGTCGTGGTGGCCGGTGCCACGGCCGACCCGGTCAAGGACTACCTCAAGCAGATCGGCAAGGTCCCGCTCCTCAACGCCGAGCAGGAGGTCGAGCTCGCCAAGCGCATCGAGGCCGGCCTGTTCGCCGAGGACAAGCTGGCGAACTCCGACAAGCTGGCGCCCAAGCTCAAGCGCGAGCTGGAGATCATCGCCGAGGACGGCCGCCGCGCGAAGAACCACCTGCTGGAGGCCAACCTCCGCCTCGTGGTCTCCCTCGCCAAGCGCTACACCGGCCGCGGCATGCTCTTCCTGGACCTGATCCAGGAGGGCAACCTGGGCCTCATCCGCGCGGTGGAGAAGTTCGACTACACCAAGGGCTACAAGTTCTCGACCTATGCGACGTGGTGGATCCGCCAGGCGATCACCCGCGCCATGGCCGACCAGGCCCGCACCATCCGCATCCCCGTGCACATGGTCGAGGTCATCAACAAGCTCGCCCGTGTGCAGCGCCAGATGCTCCAGGACCTGGGCCGCGAGCCCACCCCGGAGGAGCTGGCCAAAGAACTCGACATGACCCCCGAGAAGGTCATCGAGGTCCAGAAGTACGGCCGCGAGCCGATCTCCCTGCACACCCCGCTGGGCGAGGACGGCGACAGCGAGTTCGGCGACCTCATCGAGGACTCCGAGGCCGTGGTCCCGGCCGACGCGGTGAGCTTCACGCTCCTGCAGGAGCAGCTGCACTCGGTACTGGACACGCTGAGCGAGCGCGAGGCCGGCGTGGTGTCGATGCGCTTCGGCCTCACCGACGGGCAGCCCAAGACCCTCGACGAGATCGGCAAGGTCTACGGGGTCACCCGTGAGCGGATCCGCCAGATCGAGTCGAAGACCATGTCGAAGCTGCGCCACCCGTCCCGGTCCCAGGTGCTGCGCGACTACCTGGACTGAGCCGGCGGGCGGCCCCGGCGCCGGCAGCCCCGGCTGCGGCGCCGCAGGTCGTGGGGGTGGCCGCGCGGGTGCGCTCGGCCACCGGGCATCCCACTCTGGGTTGAGTCATGCACACTCGGAGTCAGGAGGCCCCATGCGTCGTCCCTTTGCCCGTGTCCTGGCGGGCGCGCTGACCCTGGCGGCGGGAACGGCCGCGGCGCCGCTCGCCCAGATGCCCCGGGCGGCCGCCGACAGCGTGGTGATCGGCGGCAAGCCGGTGAAGGCGGCCGACAGCCCCTGGGTCGTGGCCCTGGCCAGCCGTGACCGGTTCGGGGGTACGCGCGACGGGCAGTTCTGCGGGGGTGTCGTCGTGGCCCCGACCCGTGTGGTCACCGCGGCCCACTGCCTGGGCCGGCAGGTGCTCGGCGGCACCGTGGAGTCCGTGCCCGATTTCCGGGTGATCGCGGGCCGTACGGAGCTCCGGGCGGCCGACGGCCGGGAGATCGCCGTGCGCGGGGCACGGGTCAACCCGGACTACGACCCGCAGAGCAACGCCGGGGACCTCGCCGTACTGGAGCTGGCGGAAGCCGTGCCGGCCCACCACGTGCTGCCCATGGCCGAGGCGGGGCACCCCGCGTACGCGGCGGGCACCGAGGCGGCCGTCTACGGCTGGGGCGACACGAGCGGGTTCGGTGACTACGCGTACGCCCTGCGGGCCGCACGCGTGACCGTGCTGGCCGACGACGTCTGCGGGCGCGCCTACCCCGGGGACGCGGACGGACAGTACCGGGCCGCATCCATGGTGTGCGCGGGAGACGGTGGGGGCGGCAGGGACGCCTGCCAGGGCGACAGCGGCGGGCCGCTGGTCGCGCAGGGGCGCCTCATCGGGGTGGTCTCCTGGGGGCGGGGCTGCGGGCGCGCCGACAGCCCCGGCGTGTACACGCGGATCGCCCCGCTGGCCGGCTTCGTGACGGCGCCGGAGAGGGCCGCGCGGCCGGCCGGAGGGCAGAACGCCGCATGGGCGCCTCCGCGGGCCTCCGGGGGGCGGGCAGGGTCCGTACAGCGGCATCGTGTGCCGTAGCCGGACCCCCGACGTGAGGACGGGCGGCGCCCCTGGGTCTCAGGGGTGCCGCCCGTCGACCGGCCTTGCCGGTCCTGGCTCGTCGGATGCGAGGTTCGGCCTGTGTGTCAGCGGTCCTCGGGTTCGGCGTGGGCAGCCGGAGCGGACGTGAGCCGCTCGGTCTCATCCTGTATTTCCGCGGCGATCTTCTTGAGTTCCGGCTCGAACTTGCGACCGTGGTGGGCGCAGAAGAGCAGTTCACCGCCGCTCAGCAGGACGACGCGCAGATATGCCTGGGCGCCGCAACGGTCGCATCGGTCAGCGGCCGTCAGCGGGGTCGCGGGTGTCAGAACAGTAGTCACGTCGCCTCTTCTCTAGCTCGACGAGCTGTCGTACCAGGGTCAACATCCAACCAGGCCGAAAACGTTCCCGCTCGCGGCTTTTCCTCGAAACTTCCTTCCGAAGCTGGCCGGCTGTTGCCGGTTGGCGGCGAAGGAGCCGTATTGCGTTGCTTTACGGTTTCGCGTTGTCAGTCGTGCGCTTGTTGCAGTTCCATCCTCCCCGGCGTGAGTGCCAGGTTGTTCATGAGGACGTGCCCGAACCCTAAATGGTTCATGCGCGGAAGGGAACGTGATGTTTCCTTCACCCGGCCGGGGGATCGAACATCCGTGCGGATCTGCACTAGGCTGAGGAAAGCGCGAGGGTGGCGTTGCATCGGCTCTACCTGGCCTCGGTACCCTTCGACGGGCACCCGAGCCGCCCCTGCGCCCGACCGGGCCAGAAAAGAAATTCAGCGAGGAGCGAACTGCGTGACCGCCGACACGTCCGTGCCTTCCAGCGCGCTGCTGTCCGGAGCAGACCGGGACGGTTCCAACTACACCGCGCGGCACCTGCTCGTCCTCGAAGGGCTGGAGGCCGTCCGCAAGCGACCCGGCATGTATATCGGCTCCACCGACAGCCGGGGCCTCATGCACTGCCTGTGGGAGATCATCGACAATTCCGTCGACGAGGCCCTCGGCGGCTACTGCGACCACATCGAGGTGATCCTCCACGAGGACTCCTCGGTCGAGGTCAGGGACAACGGCCGCGGCATCCCCGTGGACGTCGAGCCCAAGACGGGCCTGTCCGGCGTCGAGGTCGTCATGACCAAGCTGCACGCCGGCGGAAAGTTCGGCGGCGGCTCCTACGCGGCGTCGGGCGGCCTGCACGGCGTCGGCGCCTCCGTGGTCAACGCCCTCTCCGCCCGCCTGGACGTCGAGGTGGACCGCGGCAGCTCCACGCACGCCATCAGCTTCCGCCGCGGCGTTCCCGGCATGTTCACCGAGCAGGGCCCCGAGAGCCCCTTCGACCCGGCGAACGGCCTGCGCAAGGTCAAGCGCATCCCCAAGGGCAGGACCGGCACCCGGATCCGCTACTGGGCCGACCGCCAGATCTTCCTCAAGGACGCCCGCCTCAACCTGGAGACGCTCTACCAGCGCGCCCGCCAGACCGCCTTCCTCGTCCCCGGCCTGACCCTGGTCGTCCGCGACGAGCGGGCCACAGACGGCGCCGGCAAGACCGAGGAGACCTTCCGCTTCGACGGCGGCATCAGCGAGTTCTGCGAGTACCTCGCCCAGGACAAGGCCGCCTGCGACGTGCTGCGGCTGACCGGATCGGGCACCTTCAAGGAGACCGTCCCGGTCCTCGACGACCGCGGCCACATGACCCCCACCGAGGTCACCCGCGAGCTCGGCGTGGACATCGCCCTGCGCTGGGGCACGGGCTACGAGAGCACCGTCAGGTCCTTCGTGAACATCATCGCCACCCCCAAGGGCGGCACCCACGTCACCGGCTTCGAACGCTCGGTGACCAAGACGGTCAACGAGGTGCTGCGCTCGGCCAAGCTGCTGCGCGTCGCCGAGGACGACGTGGTCAAGGACGACGCCCTGGAGGGCATGACGGCCGTCGTCACCGTCCGCCTCGCCGAACCCCAGTTCGAAGGTCAGACCAAGGAGGTGCTCGGCACCTCCGCCGCCACCCGCGTCGTCGCCGCCGTCGTCGCCAAGGAGCTCAAGGCCTTCCTGACCTCCACGAAGCGTGACGACAAGCAGCAGGCCCGCGCCGTGATGGAGAAGATCGTCGCGGCCGCACGGACCCGGATCGCCGCCCGCCAGCACAAGGAGGCCCAGCGCCGCAAGACCGCGCTGGAGACCTCCTCGCTCCCCGCCAAGCTGGCCGACTGCCGCAGCGACGACGTGGACCGCAGCGAGCTCTTCATCGTCGAGGGGGACTCCGCCCTCGGCACCGCAAAGCTCGCCCGGAACTCCGAGTTCCAGGCACTCCTGCCCATCCGGGGCAAGATCCTCAACGTCCAGAAGTCCTCCGTCTCGGACATGCTCAAGAACGCCGAGTGCGGGGCGATCATCCAGGTCATAGGGGCCGGCTCGGGCCGTACCTTCGACATCGACGCCGCCCGCTACGGCAAGATCGTGCTTCTCGTCGACGCCGACGTGGACGGCGCGCACATCCGCTGCCTGCTGCTCACGCTCTTCCAGCGGTACATGCGCCCGATGGTCGAGGCCGGCCGGGTCTTCGCGGCCGTCCCGCCGCTGCACCGCATCGAGCTGGTCCAGCCCAAGAGGGGCCAGGACAAGTACGTCTACACGTACTCGGACAACGAGCTGCGCCAGACCCTTCTGGAGTACCAGCGCAAGAACATCCGGTACAAGGACTCGATCCAGCGCTACAAGGGCCTCGGCGAGATGGACGCGGACCAGCTGGCGGAGACCACCATGGACCCCCGCTTCCGCACCCTGCGCCGGATCAACATCGGCGACCTGGAATCGGCCGAGCAGGTCTTCGACCTGCTCATGGGCAACGAAGTGGCCCCGCGCAAGGAGTTCATCACGAGCTCCGCGGCGACGCTGGACCGCTCGCGGATCGACGCCTGAGCCCGAGGGCACCGCAGGCCGGGGGCGCGCCTGACGCGGGAAGGCCCCCGGCACACCGGTGCCCTTCGCTCCATCACCTGTTGGAGTGAAGAGCACCGGTACACCAGTCCGGAAACGGTCCATTCCGCACATCCTTGTGAGCACGCGGCCAATGCGGCAGCGGACAAGGAGAGTTCGGTGGACAAGCACGAAGGTCGTGATGCCGGAACGATCCGGCTGGACGACCCCTGGTACGACGCGCTGGCCGTCGGCTGGGGAGAGGGCGAGGAGCCGTCCCCGCCACGGCCGGCCCCGACGGGCCGCCCGGCGCCCGGCGCATCCGACATCTACCTGGAAGTGCAGCGCAGCGCCGCCTTCCAGGAGGTCCGGAGCCGCTATCGCCGGTTCGTCGTCCCCGCGACCGCCGGCTTCCTCCTCTGGTACGTCGCCTACGTGGTCGCCGCCACGGCCGCGCCCGGCCTGATGGCCCGGCCCGTCCTGGGCGCGGTCAACGTCGCCATGCTGGCGGGCCTCGGCCAGTTCCTCAGCACCTTCCTGCTCACCTGGGCCTACGCCCGGCACGCACGGCTGCGCCGGGACCGGGCCGCGCTCGACCTGCGCTGGACCGTCTTCGAGCAGGAACGCGGCCAGGGGCGGACCCGGGCGAGGAGGGCGGGCCGGTGACGTCCGAGCACCAGACCCTCGCGCTGATGCTGTTCAGCCTGTTCATCGCGGTGACCCTGGGCATCACCACCTGGGTCAGCCGCAACCGGCACGGTTCGGCAGAGGAGTTCTACGCCGGCGGGAGGCTCTTCTCGCCGATGGAGAACGGTTTCGCCATCGCGGGCGACTACATGTCCGCGGCCTCGTTCCTCGGCATCTCCGGTCTGATCGCCCTCTTCGGCTACGACGGGATGCTGTACTCGGTGGGCTTCCTCGTCGCCTGGCTGCTCGTGCTGTTCCTCGTCGCCGAACTGGTGCGCAACTGCGGGCGCTTCACCCTCGCCGACGTGGTCGCCGCCCGGATGAGCGAGCGCCCGGTGCGGATCGCCGCCGGCATCTCCTCCGTCGTCGTCTCCGTGCTCTACCTCGTCGCCCAGATGGTCGGCGCGGGCAGCCTCGTGGCGCTGCTGCTCGGGAACTCGGGCGCCGCCGCCCGGACCCTCACCGTGATCGGGGTGGGCGCCCTGATGGTGGTCTACGTGGCCTTCGGGGGCATGCGGGCCACCACCTGGATCCAGATCGTGAAGGCCGTGCTCCTGATGGGCGGGGCGATCCTGCTGACGGTGCTCGTGCTGCTGCGCTTCCACGGCGATGTCGACCGGCTGCTGACCACCGCCGCCGAACGCAGCGGGTACGGAGCGGACTTCCTCAGTCCCGGCCTGAAGTACGGCGGGGACTGGACCGCCCGCTTCGACTTCGTCAGCCTCGGCCTCGCGCTGGTCCTGGGAACCGCCGGACTGCCGCACATCCTGTCGCGCTTCTACACCGTGCCCACCGCCCGGGCGGCCCGCCGCTCGGTGGTCTGGGCGATCGCGCTGATCGGCGGCTTCTACCTGATGACCATCGTGCTCGGCTTCGGCGCCGCGGCCCTGCTCGGGCCGGACGAGGTCCGGGCGTCCAACGCCTCGGGCAACACGGCCGTTCCGCTGCTCGCGGCCTTCCTCGGCGGGGGAGCCGAAACGACCGGCGGCGCCGTGCTGTTCGCCTTCGTCGCCGCCATCGCCTTCGCCACCATCCTGGCCGTGGTGGCCGGCATCACCCTGGCCTCTTCGGCCTCCGTCGCGCACGACCTGTACGCCTCGCTCAAGCGGAGGCGCGCCAGGCAGCGCAGCGAGGTCTCGGTGGCCCGGGCCGCGGCCGTGGGCATCGGGGCGGTGGCGATCGCGCTGGGGCTGCTCGCCCAGAACCTCAACGTGGCGTTCCTGGTGGGGCTGGCCTTCGCGGTGGCGGCCTCCGCGAACCTTCCGGTGCTGCTGTACACGCTGTTCTGGCGTCGGTTCACCACGCGCGGGGCCGTGTGCTCGGTGTACGGAGGCCTGGTTCCGGCGGTACTGCTCGTCCTGGTCTCACCCGTGGTGTCGGGCAGCCCGGAGTCGCTCTTCCCGGGAGTCGACTTCCAGCTCTTCCCGCTGCAGAACCCGGGCATCGTCTCGATTCCGCTGGGCTTCCTGGCCGGTTGGCTGGGCACGGTCGGTTCCGGCGAGGAACCGGACGAGGCGAAGCACGCGGAGACCGAGGTGCGCTCCCTGACCGGCGCCGGAGCGGTCTGAGGGCAGGGCTCAGACCGGTCCTTCCGAGGGGAGCCAGGTGTAGCGGTGCTCTGGGCGGCCGGTCTCGCCGTAGCGCAGGGCCAGGGTGACACGGCCGCTGCGTTCGAGGAGCTTGAGGTAGCGCTGGGCGGTCTGGCGGCTGATGCCCGCACGGTCGGCGATCTGCTGGGTGGACAGGGGGCCGTCGGCTGTGCGCAGGACGCGGCGGACGAGCTCCGCCGTGGTGGGGGAGTGGCCCTTGGGCAGCTCGTTCACGGAGCCGGCGCCGGCCAGGGCTCCGAAGATCCGGTCCACCTCGGCCTGTTCGGCCTCGCCGCCCGTGTCCAGGGTGCGGCGCAGCCCGCCGTACGCCTCCAGCCGGGCGCGCAGTCCGGCGAAGGTGAAGGGTTTGACCAGGTACTGGAGGGCGCCGAGCCGCATGGCGGCCTGCACGGTGGCCAGGTCGCGGGCGGCGGTGACCATGATCACGTCGGTGCCGTGGCCGCGCTGGCGCAGGCGGCGGACGAGGTCCAGGCCGTTCCCGTCCGGGAGGTAGTGGTCGAGGAGGACCAGGTCCACCGGATGGGCGGAGAGGAAGTCCAGGGCCTCTGTTGCCGAATGGGCCTGTGCGGCCACGCGGAAACCGGGAACCTTCGCGACGTACGCCGCGTTGATCCGGGCAACACGCATGTCGTCGTCGACGACCAATACGTGGATCGGGGTCTCGTTCACCGCAGGGCCTCCGGGAGTACGACGGAGAATTCCGCCCCTCCGTCCTCTGCTTCACCGGCCCGGGCGCTGCCGCCCTGCCGCTCCGCCAGGCGGCGCACGAGGGCGAGGCCGAGGCCGCGCTCGCGGTGGGACCGGGGCTGTTTGGTCGACCAGCCCTCGGTGAAGATCTCCTCGCGGCGCGCGGCGGGGACACCGGGGCCGCTGTCGCGCACCCGCAGCACGGCGGTACGGCCCTCCGCGCGCAGCTCCACCTCCACCAGGGGCGCGGCCGCGCCGGCGGCGGCGTCCAGGGCGTTGTCCACGAGGTTGCCGACGATCGTGACGAGCCCGCCCGGGTCGACCAGGCGGTCGGGCAGGAGGGTGGCCGGAGCCAGCCGGAGGGGGATGCCGCGCTCGGCGGCGACGGTGGCCTTGCCGACGAGGAGGGCGGCCAGCAGCGGGTCGCGGACCTTCTCGGTGACCTGTTCGGCGGTCGTGCGGTGCACGCCGGCGACGTCGGTCACGAACTGGGCCGCTTCCTCGTGCAGGCCCAGTTCCAGCAGGCCGAGGAGGGTGTGGAGGTGGTTGGCGTGCTCGTGGTCCTGGGCGCGCAGGGCGTCGATGAGGCCGCGGGTGGAGTCGAGTTCGCGGCTCAGGTGCTCCAGTTCGGTGCGGTCGCGCAGGGTGGCGACGGCGCCTCCGTCCGCGGTGGGCATGCGGTTGGCGACGAGGATCCGGGGGCCCTGGACGGTGAGCAGGTCCCGGCCGGTCACGCGGCCGGAGAGTACGTCGGCGGTGCGGCCGGCGCCGAGGACGTCCTCCAGCGGGCGTCCGGCGCAGCCGGCGGTGGTGTCGGGGGCGAGTCCGAGCAGGCGGGCGGCTTCGTCGTTGACCAGTCTGACGCGGCCGTCGGGGGCGAGGGCGATCACGCCTTCGCGGATGGAGTGCAGCATCGCCTCGCGTTCGGCGAGCAGGCCGGCGATGTCGGAGAAGGCCAGGTCGCGGGTCTGGCGTTGGATCCTGCGGGAGAGGAGGTAGGCGGCGAGGGCGCCCGCGGCCAGGGCCCCGCCGGCGTAGGCGAGGAGCCCCGGGACGGCTCCGAGCAGCCGGTCGCGGACGCTGTCGTAGGCGATGCCGACGGAGACCGCGCCGACGATCTCGCCGTCGGCGGCGACGAGGGGGACCTTGCCGCGGGCGGAGCGGCCCAGGGTCCCGTCGTCGATCTCCATGACCTCGCGGCCGGCCAGGGCGTCGCCCGGGTCGGTGGAGACGCGCAGCCCGATCCGCTCGGGACTCGGGTGCGAGCGGCGGATGCCGTCCAGGTCGAGCACGACGACGTACTCGGCGCCCGTCGCCCTGCGGATCCGCTCGGCCGATGCCTGCACCGGGCTGTCCGGCGACGCCCCGGAGTCCAGGAGGCCGGCGGCGATCGCGGGGTCGGCCGCGGTGCTCTGGGCGATGGCCAGTGCCCGCCGCATCGCCTGGTCGTCGAGCTGCGCGCCGAGCGGTGCCAGGAACAGCCCCGTGGCCAGCACGACGACGCCGGCGGCGATGGCCAGCTGGGTCAGCAGGATCTGCGAGACCGCCCGTCTGGGCAGCCCGAGGCGCCGAGCGCTCATGTGGGGGAACCGCATGGGCAGCAACGGTAGGTCGGCCCCGGCACGAGCGGAACATGTGCGCCTCGCTTGTCGGGTACCCCACTCCCGTCGTGCCCGCACCGTGTTCCACGGGTCACCGCGGGTCAAGGCCGCAGGGCGGGGGCCGCCGGCGAACGGTGTGGCGGCCGCTGTGCCGCCTGCACGGGAGCTACGGCATCGGCTGGGGCGGGCGCGGGCCGTGGTACTGGCCGCTCGGCCGCATCCGCAGCGGGCGCTCCTGGTACTCCTCCAGCGCGTGGGCGATCCAGCCCGCCGTGCGGGCCACCGCGAAGACCGTCTCCCCGGCCTCGGCGGCCATGCCGCACGAGACCGTCAGGACCGCCAGCGCCAGGTCCACGTTGGGGTCCAGCCCGCCCTGGCGGGCCGTCACCGCGGCCACCTCGCGGGCCGCGGCCAGGGCGGGGGCGGCTTGCTCCAGCCCTTCCAGCCGTGCGAACAGTGCCCCCGCCCGCGGATCCTCGCCCTGGTAGAGGCGATGCCCGAGGCCCGGGACCCGGCGTCCCGCGCGCAGGTACTCGGCGACCACCGGCGCCGCGCCGCCCTGCTCCAGCACCTCCACCAGCATGCGGTGCGCGAGCCGCCCCGCCGCGCCGTGCAGGGGTCCTTCGAGCGCACCGAGACCCGCCGACACCGCCGCGTACGGATGCGCGCGCGCCGACGCTGCCACCCGTACGGCCAGGGTGGAGGCGGCCAGGTCGTGGTCGACCAGCAGGGCCAGGGCCAGGTCCAGTACGGCGAGCGCGTCCCGGTCCGGTTCCCGCGGTGTCAGCCGGGACCACAGCCGGTGGGCGATGAGGTCGTCGCCGACCGGCGCGGTGCCTGGCGCCCTGCCCGCGGTCCCCGCCGCGGGCAGGGCGCCGACCAGGGTGGGGATCAGGCAGCGCGCGGAGCCCAGTACCGCCTCCTCGGACAGGTCGAAGCGCAGCGGATCGGCCACCGCGGCGGCGGCGACGGCCACCCGCAGCCGGTCGATCGGGCCGCTGTGCGCGGGCAGGGCGTCCACCGCCCTACGGGCCGCTTCCAGCGCCTCCGCAGGGGCGGTGAACCGGGCCCCGCGGCCGGGGGCCCCCGTCCAGAGCCACTCGGCGACCTCCTCGAAGCGGTACTCCGAGGCCAGGGCCACGGCGTCGACGCCTCGGAAGTAGAACCGGTCGGGTTCGATCAGGGTGAGCGCCGTGCGGACGGAGAGCTCACCGGCGGCGGGAGCCGCCGCCTCGCGTCGGCTGCGGCGGGC
This DNA window, taken from Streptomyces sp. TN58, encodes the following:
- a CDS encoding citrate synthase, which translates into the protein MSDQTDGGRRLSTREAARVLGVKPATVYAYVSRGQLASRRDPAGRGSSFDAAEVEALARRSRREAAAPAAGELSVRTALTLIEPDRFYFRGVDAVALASEYRFEEVAEWLWTGAPGRGARFTAPAEALEAARRAVDALPAHSGPIDRLRVAVAAAAVADPLRFDLSEEAVLGSARCLIPTLVGALPAAGTAGRAPGTAPVGDDLIAHRLWSRLTPREPDRDALAVLDLALALLVDHDLAASTLAVRVAASARAHPYAAVSAGLGALEGPLHGAAGRLAHRMLVEVLEQGGAAPVVAEYLRAGRRVPGLGHRLYQGEDPRAGALFARLEGLEQAAPALAAAREVAAVTARQGGLDPNVDLALAVLTVSCGMAAEAGETVFAVARTAGWIAHALEEYQERPLRMRPSGQYHGPRPPQPMP
- a CDS encoding ATP-binding protein translates to MSARRLGLPRRAVSQILLTQLAIAAGVVVLATGLFLAPLGAQLDDQAMRRALAIAQSTAADPAIAAGLLDSGASPDSPVQASAERIRRATGAEYVVVLDLDGIRRSHPSPERIGLRVSTDPGDALAGREVMEIDDGTLGRSARGKVPLVAADGEIVGAVSVGIAYDSVRDRLLGAVPGLLAYAGGALAAGALAAYLLSRRIQRQTRDLAFSDIAGLLAEREAMLHSIREGVIALAPDGRVRLVNDEAARLLGLAPDTTAGCAGRPLEDVLGAGRTADVLSGRVTGRDLLTVQGPRILVANRMPTADGGAVATLRDRTELEHLSRELDSTRGLIDALRAQDHEHANHLHTLLGLLELGLHEEAAQFVTDVAGVHRTTAEQVTEKVRDPLLAALLVGKATVAAERGIPLRLAPATLLPDRLVDPGGLVTIVGNLVDNALDAAAGAAAPLVEVELRAEGRTAVLRVRDSGPGVPAARREEIFTEGWSTKQPRSHRERGLGLALVRRLAERQGGSARAGEAEDGGAEFSVVLPEALR
- a CDS encoding DUF7342 family protein, which translates into the protein MRVARINAAYVAKVPGFRVAAQAHSATEALDFLSAHPVDLVLLDHYLPDGNGLDLVRRLRQRGHGTDVIMVTAARDLATVQAAMRLGALQYLVKPFTFAGLRARLEAYGGLRRTLDTGGEAEQAEVDRIFGALAGAGSVNELPKGHSPTTAELVRRVLRTADGPLSTQQIADRAGISRQTAQRYLKLLERSGRVTLALRYGETGRPEHRYTWLPSEGPV